Proteins from a genomic interval of Poecile atricapillus isolate bPoeAtr1 chromosome 1, bPoeAtr1.hap1, whole genome shotgun sequence:
- the SETD4 gene encoding SET domain-containing protein 4 isoform X2, giving the protein MTTKALQAGDLIISLPEKCLLTTGTVLSSCLGGHIVKWKPPVSPLLALCTFLIAEKHAGEKSPWKPYLDVLPKTYTCPACLEPDVVNLLPKPLKKKAQEQKMMIQELFRTSKAFFSSLQPLFAENTGTIFNYSALEWAWCTINTRTIYMKHPHRECFSLEPDVYALAPYLDLLNHSPNVQVKAAFNEQTRSYEIWTNSQCKKYQEVFICYGPHDNQRLLLEYGFVAMDNPHSSVYVSPDTLLKYFSPLDKQRKAKVSILKDHDFLENLTFGWEGPSWRLLTALKVLSLGADEFTCWRRILLGDVTSARNEQQALGTAAKICQLLIEETQHVLLQISQLKRDKENLKTHLALVEMLRSEDLKILQKSAEILCNSNLGTT; this is encoded by the exons ATGACAACAAAAGCTCTTCAG GCAGGAGATCTGATTATTTCATTGCCTGAGAAGTGTCTGCTCACCACGGGCACTgtcctcagcagctgcttggGAGGACACATTGTGAA ATGGAAGCCCCCAGTGTCTCCTTTGCTGGCACTATGCACGTTTTTGATAGCAGAGAAACACGCTGGGGAGAAATCTCCATGGAAGCCTTACCTGGATGTTCTACCCAAGACTTACACTTGCCCTGCTTGTTTGGAACCTGATGTCGTAAATCTTCTCCCCAAACCCTTAAAAAAGAAGGCTCAGGAGCAAAAAATGATGATCCAAGAGCTGTTCAGAACTTCCAAagctttcttctcttccctgcAGCCTTTATTTGCTGAGAACACAGGaactatttttaattacagtgcTTTGGAGTGGGCTTGGTGCACTATAAATACCAGGACAATTTACATGAAACATCCACACAGGGAATGTTTCTCCCTGGAGCCAGATGTTTATGCATTGGCACCATATTTAGATTTGCTAAACCACAGCCCAAATGTTCAG GTCAAGGCTGCGTTTAACGAGCAGACGAGGAGCTATGAAATTTGGACAAATTCACAATGCAAAAAATACCAGGAAGTTTTTATCTGCTATGGACCTCATGATAatcagaggctgctgctggaataTGGATTTGTTGCCATGGATAACCCTCACAGCAGCGTTTATGTCTCACCAG ATACTCTCCTCAAATATTTCTCACCACTGGACAAGCAGAGAAAGGCCAAAGTTTCCATTCTAAAGGATCATGATTTCCTGGA GAACCTGACCTTTGGATGGGAGGGACCATCCTGGAGACTCCTCACAGCCCTCAAGGTGTTGAGTCTGGGAGCAGATGAATT CACCTGCTGGAGGAGGATCCTGCTTGGTGATGTCACCTCAGCCAGGAATGAACAGCAGGCTTTGGGTACAGCAGCAAAAATTTGTCAGTTGTTAATAGAGGAGACCCAGCACGTCCTTCTCCAG ATTTCCCAGTTGAAAAGGGACAAAGAGAACCTCAAAACCCACCTGGCCTTGGTGGAAATGCTGCGCTCAGAAGACCTCAAGATCCTTCAAAAATCAGCTGAGATTCTTTGCAACTCGAATTTAGGAACAACTTGA
- the SETD4 gene encoding SET domain-containing protein 4 isoform X1 produces MKKSRGRTGRNRRRKHLKSFMDGVNCSHKLEYIKLKKWLKERGFEDSNLRPAEFWETGRGLMTTKALQAGDLIISLPEKCLLTTGTVLSSCLGGHIVKWKPPVSPLLALCTFLIAEKHAGEKSPWKPYLDVLPKTYTCPACLEPDVVNLLPKPLKKKAQEQKMMIQELFRTSKAFFSSLQPLFAENTGTIFNYSALEWAWCTINTRTIYMKHPHRECFSLEPDVYALAPYLDLLNHSPNVQVKAAFNEQTRSYEIWTNSQCKKYQEVFICYGPHDNQRLLLEYGFVAMDNPHSSVYVSPDTLLKYFSPLDKQRKAKVSILKDHDFLENLTFGWEGPSWRLLTALKVLSLGADEFTCWRRILLGDVTSARNEQQALGTAAKICQLLIEETQHVLLQISQLKRDKENLKTHLALVEMLRSEDLKILQKSAEILCNSNLGTT; encoded by the exons atgaagaaaagcagaggtCGGACTGGTCGaaatagaagaagaaaacacttgAAGAGTTTTATGGATGGAG tCAACTGCAGTCACAAGCTGGAATACATTAAACTTAAGAAGTGGCTAAAAGAGAGAGGATTTGAAGACAGTAATTTAAGGCCAGCAGAGTTCTGGG AGACAGGAAGAGGATTGATGACAACAAAAGCTCTTCAG GCAGGAGATCTGATTATTTCATTGCCTGAGAAGTGTCTGCTCACCACGGGCACTgtcctcagcagctgcttggGAGGACACATTGTGAA ATGGAAGCCCCCAGTGTCTCCTTTGCTGGCACTATGCACGTTTTTGATAGCAGAGAAACACGCTGGGGAGAAATCTCCATGGAAGCCTTACCTGGATGTTCTACCCAAGACTTACACTTGCCCTGCTTGTTTGGAACCTGATGTCGTAAATCTTCTCCCCAAACCCTTAAAAAAGAAGGCTCAGGAGCAAAAAATGATGATCCAAGAGCTGTTCAGAACTTCCAAagctttcttctcttccctgcAGCCTTTATTTGCTGAGAACACAGGaactatttttaattacagtgcTTTGGAGTGGGCTTGGTGCACTATAAATACCAGGACAATTTACATGAAACATCCACACAGGGAATGTTTCTCCCTGGAGCCAGATGTTTATGCATTGGCACCATATTTAGATTTGCTAAACCACAGCCCAAATGTTCAG GTCAAGGCTGCGTTTAACGAGCAGACGAGGAGCTATGAAATTTGGACAAATTCACAATGCAAAAAATACCAGGAAGTTTTTATCTGCTATGGACCTCATGATAatcagaggctgctgctggaataTGGATTTGTTGCCATGGATAACCCTCACAGCAGCGTTTATGTCTCACCAG ATACTCTCCTCAAATATTTCTCACCACTGGACAAGCAGAGAAAGGCCAAAGTTTCCATTCTAAAGGATCATGATTTCCTGGA GAACCTGACCTTTGGATGGGAGGGACCATCCTGGAGACTCCTCACAGCCCTCAAGGTGTTGAGTCTGGGAGCAGATGAATT CACCTGCTGGAGGAGGATCCTGCTTGGTGATGTCACCTCAGCCAGGAATGAACAGCAGGCTTTGGGTACAGCAGCAAAAATTTGTCAGTTGTTAATAGAGGAGACCCAGCACGTCCTTCTCCAG ATTTCCCAGTTGAAAAGGGACAAAGAGAACCTCAAAACCCACCTGGCCTTGGTGGAAATGCTGCGCTCAGAAGACCTCAAGATCCTTCAAAAATCAGCTGAGATTCTTTGCAACTCGAATTTAGGAACAACTTGA
- the SETD4 gene encoding SET domain-containing protein 4 isoform X3, translating into MKKSRGRTGRNRRRKHLKSFMDGVNCSHKLEYIKLKKWLKERGFEDSNLRPAEFWETGRGLMTTKALQAGDLIISLPEKCLLTTGTVLSSCLGGHIVKWKPPVSPLLALCTFLIAEKHAGEKSPWKPYLDVLPKTYTCPACLEPDVVNLLPKPLKKKAQEQKMMIQELFRTSKAFFSSLQPLFAENTGTIFNYSALEWAWCTINTRTIYMKHPHRECFSLEPDVYALAPYLDLLNHSPNVQVKAAFNEQTRSYEIWTNSQCKKYQEVFICYGPHDNQRLLLEYGFVAMDNPHSSVYVSPDTLLKYFSPLDKQRKAKVSILKDHDFLDKLTA; encoded by the exons atgaagaaaagcagaggtCGGACTGGTCGaaatagaagaagaaaacacttgAAGAGTTTTATGGATGGAG tCAACTGCAGTCACAAGCTGGAATACATTAAACTTAAGAAGTGGCTAAAAGAGAGAGGATTTGAAGACAGTAATTTAAGGCCAGCAGAGTTCTGGG AGACAGGAAGAGGATTGATGACAACAAAAGCTCTTCAG GCAGGAGATCTGATTATTTCATTGCCTGAGAAGTGTCTGCTCACCACGGGCACTgtcctcagcagctgcttggGAGGACACATTGTGAA ATGGAAGCCCCCAGTGTCTCCTTTGCTGGCACTATGCACGTTTTTGATAGCAGAGAAACACGCTGGGGAGAAATCTCCATGGAAGCCTTACCTGGATGTTCTACCCAAGACTTACACTTGCCCTGCTTGTTTGGAACCTGATGTCGTAAATCTTCTCCCCAAACCCTTAAAAAAGAAGGCTCAGGAGCAAAAAATGATGATCCAAGAGCTGTTCAGAACTTCCAAagctttcttctcttccctgcAGCCTTTATTTGCTGAGAACACAGGaactatttttaattacagtgcTTTGGAGTGGGCTTGGTGCACTATAAATACCAGGACAATTTACATGAAACATCCACACAGGGAATGTTTCTCCCTGGAGCCAGATGTTTATGCATTGGCACCATATTTAGATTTGCTAAACCACAGCCCAAATGTTCAG GTCAAGGCTGCGTTTAACGAGCAGACGAGGAGCTATGAAATTTGGACAAATTCACAATGCAAAAAATACCAGGAAGTTTTTATCTGCTATGGACCTCATGATAatcagaggctgctgctggaataTGGATTTGTTGCCATGGATAACCCTCACAGCAGCGTTTATGTCTCACCAG ATACTCTCCTCAAATATTTCTCACCACTGGACAAGCAGAGAAAGGCCAAAGTTTCCATTCTAAAGGATCATGATTTCCTGGA cAAACTCACTGCTTGA